A region of Candidatus Megaera polyxenophila DNA encodes the following proteins:
- a CDS encoding GCN5-like N-acetyltransferase, producing MQTMLLEINFKIIEYGSSEYKKAVALRERILRKPLGLSFSESELFAEKEHIQIIGLNGLELIATAVLVPKGQNCKMQRVVVKEDLTNNGIGSRMMIFCEDVAKKNGFKKLYCHARATAIEFYLKNGYEAQGDYFEEDSIPHLKMNKIL from the coding sequence ATGCAAACTATGCTTTTAGAGATCAACTTTAAAATTATAGAATATGGCAGTTCTGAATATAAAAAGGCAGTTGCTTTAAGGGAACGCATTTTGCGTAAACCTTTAGGTTTGAGTTTTTCTGAATCTGAATTATTCGCAGAAAAAGAGCATATTCAAATTATTGGCCTTAATGGTTTAGAATTAATTGCTACTGCTGTATTAGTACCGAAAGGTCAAAATTGTAAAATGCAGCGTGTTGTAGTCAAAGAAGATTTGACCAATAATGGAATTGGTTCAAGAATGATGATATTTTGTGAAGATGTGGCAAAGAAAAATGGTTTTAAAAAACTTTACTGCCATGCACGTGCTACAGCAATAGAGTTTTATTTAAAAAATGGCTATGAAGCTCAAGGAGATTATTTTGAGGAAGATTCTATACCCCATTTAAAGATGAATAAAATATTATAA
- a CDS encoding SAM-dependent methyltransferase → MLVREALAWGILELEDFTSKQLEARILLASVLKTTQEDLLIRYNEPISQEEESAFYQYLKRRKALEPIAYIVGKKEFYGRDFIVNKQVLIPRPETELIIDRVVLEYQENFAGKEVTILDLGTGSGAIAVTLATLIPQAKIVATDISDEALALAAENAKLHGSIAQIQFIKSDWYSNLPGKKFDFIISNPPYISPDNKIYMAQETILYEPEHALFAVENGLINYRKIIFGLNNFLKNENKVFLEIGFNQAEDVINILKEYPFTEIVISKDLSGHDRVIEFKFI, encoded by the coding sequence ATGTTAGTAAGAGAAGCTTTAGCCTGGGGAATCCTGGAACTTGAAGATTTCACGTCAAAACAATTAGAAGCAAGAATTTTACTAGCTAGTGTATTAAAAACAACTCAAGAAGACTTGTTGATCAGGTATAACGAACCAATCTCTCAAGAAGAAGAGTCAGCCTTTTATCAATATCTAAAACGCCGGAAAGCGCTAGAACCTATAGCTTATATAGTAGGAAAGAAAGAGTTTTATGGTAGAGATTTTATAGTAAATAAACAGGTTCTGATTCCAAGGCCGGAAACTGAACTGATTATTGATAGGGTGGTTTTAGAGTATCAAGAAAACTTTGCTGGTAAAGAAGTTACAATATTAGATCTGGGGACAGGTAGCGGAGCAATAGCTGTTACGCTTGCAACTCTTATTCCCCAAGCTAAAATCGTTGCTACTGATATATCGGATGAAGCACTTGCCCTAGCTGCTGAAAACGCTAAATTGCATGGTTCTATTGCCCAAATCCAGTTTATCAAAAGTGATTGGTATTCAAATTTACCTGGTAAGAAGTTTGATTTTATTATTAGCAATCCACCCTACATTTCTCCAGATAATAAAATATATATGGCACAGGAAACTATCTTATATGAACCGGAACATGCGCTTTTTGCTGTGGAGAATGGTTTAATTAATTATAGAAAAATAATTTTCGGGTTAAATAATTTTTTAAAAAATGAAAATAAAGTTTTTTTAGAAATAGGTTTTAACCAAGCTGAAGACGTAATTAATATCCTAAAAGAGTATCCATTTACTGAAATCGTAATTTCCAAAGATTTGTCAGGGCATGACCGAGTAATTGAGTTCAAGTTTATCTAA